The following is a genomic window from Theobroma cacao cultivar B97-61/B2 chromosome 10, Criollo_cocoa_genome_V2, whole genome shotgun sequence.
CACCATAGCTCAGGTTGGTTTGCTATGTTCTCATAACAGTTAATTGTTGGTCTTAATGGCTGTAGTGGTTGGATGAGGTAATTGTGCATCTGTCTATTGGACATTGGGCTTTGAGTGTTGAACAAATTTAGGGATTGTAGTGTATATTTACCTAATGACACCTCATAAATCTAAAGTGTCAAAAACAGTGAATTGGTATAACTTTAAAGGATCTTCATTCTGATGTAATGTTGCTTCATTCTTCTAAAAGTGATAAGATAACTGGAGATAAGCTCAGCATTATAGTCTTAGGCTTTTCTATGGCATTGCTTGATGAGAGAGGATGTGTATGCAAATTTTACTTGGGCTTTGTTTGGTAAATGCTTTTACTTTTTGTGTTTTGCTATTTGTCTTTGGTATTCtgttcatatttttttttgccttttcctttctgttctttttttttttttttgcaaaaaagtaaaagtatCTGCCAAAtggaaccttagaatgtcACAAGTTTCTTCTCATTATGTATTTCTGGTGATAGTTTAAGAGTCATGCTAATTTGATGTTCTGAATTCACAATTTTTATGGCTTTGATATTGTGAAACATCATGTGTAATTTATGTTCCATGTCAAGAGGAGCTGACATTTCAAAATACTTCTTAACTATCAGGTTACAATGcttgtttaaaatttaaattaccaaCTTGGGGGCTGCCAGGGAGGGGACAAGCAATTTTAGAGCACTAGTTATAGTTCTTTATTACTCTTTTTGagttctttgatttttcttagtGTAATTAATTTAGATACTAATTCTTGtcttattaaatatataagaaCCTTATTATCCATTCAATTGAAAGTGCAATAGCCTCTTTTAGTTTTAAGAGAACAAGTTTTATGAAATGGATTTTGTGTAAAGCACTTGAATTCTTTATTCCAAGTCCCACCATCTGATCTAGTGATCTAGCATAGAGCTATTTGGGAATATTTATGtataatattatttgaaaattgcAATTCATGTCTGTGAACACTGAACatgcaatttttattttcttcttggttGGTTAACATTTCAAATCtgccttttaatttttagaatgAAACTCTGGGTAAGAGGCTTGCACATGGGTACCCTTATTTGGAGGCAGAGGTTGCATATTGTGCTCGTAATGAGTACTGTGAGTCTGCTGTTGATTTCATTGCCCGGAGATCTCGCCTTGCTTTCCTTGACACTGATGCAGCAGGCCGTGCGTTGCCACGCATTATCCAAATACTTGCTACTGAGCACAACTGGGGCAAGTCAAGGCAGAAGCAAGAAATGCAGAAGGCTAAAGAATTTTTGGAAACTTTCAAGTCTTCAAAGAATGCACAGTTCCATGATGGGAAGCACGAGTAGTGAGtattacattttattcattaCTTCAGGCATAGACTTTAAAGAAGTTTtgtataataaattaataatatgttGCTGTTAACTTTGTTTTAGGGTCTTGAAATCAATGAACCAGATTTTTGGAGCTCAAGATTCTCCTTAATTTTATGCGGCTGGTTTCCACCATGCTTATACAGGCACATATATCTTCTACTTCATTTGGCAAAGCAGCGGAATCTGAATCATATTCCATAGCATGCACAGCTTTTGGAGGCACTTGATTTTGTTGAGCTTGCTTTGCATGATTAATAATGCAACTTGTAAAAGATTGCCGGTCCCCAGGAAACTTTAGCATCTTGTTGGACCTGTCTTAAAAGGTTGGGGACAATTTACTGATTCACATGGGTAAATACATTTTTCTAACTTTATACAAGTCTTTTCCCCTGCATTTCTTATAATTTCTGGATACATGCTTCAGAAGTATCGGTGTCCAGTTTTTACTTGTATTTTGTCTTCTCaattgagaaataaaagaaacattgaattattttagttttctgtCAACTGTCATATTCACCATTTGCCTATCTTGATCATAGGAAAACTTTGAATTATCTGAGCCAGAATCACATGCTATGCACTTCTTTTTGAAGGTTAGGCTAGCTCTCTATAAGGAAATAGATCCAGTCAACAAGTGTTTTCAGTTGAGCCTCAGAAACAAAAGTTCATTTGAGCATATGTATGTGGAATTTTGATCTTCTTTGGCTACTTATCTTTCCATAAATTTTTGGggaattaattattttaggtATGTGACCGTTGGAATTGTGTAATGGCCTAGCGACAGTGTATCGCTGTGGGAAGAGCCAATGCAATTGTTCCATGCTGAAGCCCGGATTTCGGTCTGTTTCAGCCTACAATTATCAAGCCCATCACAGCCCGTATAGGTCACTGCTTCATATCTATTATTATACGCgactatttatttttttatttgtttctaaataaataataataattacataTCGAATATAAAGTTGCATATTGTAcaaataactaaaactaataacATGCATATACTAACCGGCAATTACATTAACATCAAATTTGTTTGCCTCATGTATAAAGTATATCatataaacataaagtttattaCTTTTACTGTTTAGTGTAAACTTAGAATTCTGAAGATAATATAACATAATAtaaagtttaatttatttttatttatcaaataattcCATTAACATGGAAATCTTATATtgaaattagattttttaattaaaaatagaataacttttattgatattttataataaaatatttaaaataataatttagaaatataatgaacaaaatatatatttttgtcaaTCAAAAGTTTACCCATATctgtatttttatatatattagtatTTATTGTCACGCCTgagtaattatttttttaaattatagtTAAATTATAGTTATgtataaaagataaatattttcaaaatttcaaattaattgtCTATATCActaaaatataattacaattgaaaaaaattacatatataaaagataattaatatttcgattatatatgattaaaattttatataatcatttataaattattcaacaCTATTAGattaagaaaaacatttttaataaaattcattcaatAAGATTAGAATTCTTATTTACAAATGGGGTAAATCatatcaattatttataacaaaaaatattttaaatgaaagtcattgaaaatttttatatatttacaaattagatcatttttattaatattaataaaaaaaaattgaaaataacaaTCTAAAAATGTATAGAACAAATATAATTActttcattattaaattttttttcaatattcgtatttttatgtatattataaatgaacataaataaataattagatATAAAACATGGataataattcttttttttttgttatgacAACGATAATATTATCCTAATTTACCACGCGGCAGGATATGAAGTGCAATAATTTTGAAGGTGGAAACCCCCCAAAATATCCCCAAGATTTAAAATCCAGTGCCTACTGGCCAGCAAGCGAGCAAagcaaagcaagaaaaatggGAGCACTGTCATCTCTCCACCACCTCTCAACTTCCCTTTCCCTCCTTACCAGACCATCCCTTTCTCTCCCTCCTTTCCTCCGCCCAATCCGCGCCCTCCCTCCCATCACCTCCTCCTCCTCTTTACAGTTCAACATCACATTTGCTCCTCCGAACCCCAAACTCAAACCCAGAACCCCTCCAAACCTCAAGAACGACGTTGTTCTCGACGACTCCGAATCCCCTCCCCTTCCTTCCAATGGCCAGCTATTCATCCCCTGGATCGTCCGCGGCGAGGACGGCAACCTCAAACTCCAAGCTCACCCCCCTGCGCGCCTTATCCACGCGCTTGCTGATGCTAAAACGCAGAAGCCCAAAAAGAAGGTTGACAAGGcggtgaagaaaaaaaaggagattTCAGCTGTTGGAAATGCAAGTGTTGAGCCGCCTAAGCTTTCCAAGGCGGCTAGAAGGttttataatgaaaattttacagaGCCTCCTCAAAGGTTAAGTAAAGTCCTTGCTGCTGCTGGAGGTAAATTCACTTTGTTTAATAACAgaaatctttaatttaattataatattgggtatTTATGGAATATTTGGAGCAAACTTACTTATTACTACTATTACTTGAAGAAGTGATATTCTATACATTGGTCctggtgttttttttttaatattattattaaaaacaaaaacttttaTAGGTGATTCTGAATGCTTTTCATGTGTCTATTTAGACGTTAGCTCAATTAGAATATTGGGCATTTGTGTAATATCAACCAAACTTATTAGTACTTGTAGACTTGGTATTCTATACATCTCTGCTGGAGTTTAAAACttgtaaaatgtgattttgaATGCTTCTCATGTGTTTATTTAGTTAAATATGTTAATTAAATCTCCTCTAGTTCAATAATATTATTGGGTATTGGCGTAACATCTGCCAAATTTATTACCCATAGCACTGATATTCTATACATTAGTGGTAGAGTTTAAAAATTCTTACAGGTGATTCTAAATGCTTGTCACGTGGCCATTTAATTCaatatgttatttataatgGATTGTTAGTTTTAAACTTCACCTTTAGTAGATGTATTCATAATTCTTTGTAGAACGTGTAAttgactattttttttttgttgctttttgAATGGTTGTGTTACTAGTGGCATCAAGGCGTGGAAGTGAGGAGCTTATTTTTGATGGCAAGGTGACTGTTAATGGTTCTGTGTGCAATGCTCCTCAGGTAAGTGTGTAGTTCTTAGTCAATTTGTCGTTGAAGTGCATTTTTCTCATgaaaaaatgtttctctttcatcactttttttACCATCTATGTGAATTTGTGGATCATGTTCAGCCTACTTGAAGCAATTGGGAAAATGAATTggtaaaaatgtagtaggaaGTCTAAGTtgttcattattctttttatagaGGTTTTATTGGCATCCTTACTATATTTTCTTTGCatacattttaattattcttgTTTAGTTTTGCTGCTTGAATTCCTATAAAAGGTTTTATACTTAGCTCATTTTTTATGGCGAAGGAGTTATATGCTCATTATAGGTGATAATTTGCAGACTCGAGTTGATCCTGCAAAGGATATTATTTATGTCAACGGGAGCCGACTTCCTAAAAAACTACCACCTAAGGTGTATCTTGCCCTAAACAAGCCCAAAGGGTTTGTCACCACTACTGAACTACAATGCTCTTAATGGCCTTTTGTGCTGTTTGCTTCAGTATATTATCTGGATCTAATGCAATCACGTTTTGCCAGGTATATTTGCTCATCTGGGGAGAAAGAGTTCAAATCTGTCCTGGATCTATTTGAGGATTATTTAAAGAGATGGGTATGTCCACGTTGCAACTTTTGAAGTATGGTTTCTCATTGTCAACTTATTTGCAGCTACAATTATGGATGCTTAGAAGATTTTCTCTTGTCAATGTCATTTGCTTTATATAGATTTATATcatatgttttatttatttcctaTAGTTTTGCAAAATTGTAAGAAGGAAGTTTGTTTTTCCAGGACAAAATGAATCGAGGTTCTCCCAAGCCACGATTATTCACTGTTGGCCGACTTGATGTTGCTACAACTGGCTTGATTATTGTGACCAATGATGGTATGTATTTTGCTGCATATATACCCATCCTTAAGCTTGATGACTGAGTCTTACCTAGATATCAATTACCTTTTGTTGTCTGTTTCAGGAGATTTTGCTCAAAAGTTGTCACATCCTTCATCCAACTTAAATAAGGAGTAAGATTCTttgcattttatactttgttaGTGACAGGGATTACTGCACATAGCTAGAGGTGGCACTTGGTTGGGTTGGGTTGGGTTGGGTTGGGTTGTGTTGATCATTTCGGTTTGGGTTATCTTGGGGTCGGGTCATTTGGGTTTTGACACTCGGGTTATTTGGGTTGAAGTTGTTGACTTTTAAagtaaaatcaatttaggtTTGGGTTATGCTTCCGTATCTTTTGAGTTTAGGTTGTTTCCCATCTCTGCACACAGCTGTGTTGGAAGAATGGTTCCATTGTAAAATTTAGTACTGTTGCCCAGGGACTAGTGACATTGGATAGTATGCCTCTAAAAGATGGTAGTATTACATTTTGAATGGCAGTGGCTTGATATATTTACCAACCTACTGCTTTTGCATTAGGACTTTCATGCTGTTATGACTCATTCATTATATTCATGTATTCCATttaccttttgtttttttattattaaatgataCCCTTCATTTTTCATATTGACTAAGATTTGGTTATTTTCTGGGATGCTATTGTCATTAACTGGAGTTCTATTCCCTGTGACAATGCAATTACAGATACATTGCGACAATTGATGGTGAAGTAAAGAAGCGGCACTTAATTGCCATCAGTGAAGGGACAGAAATTGAAGGCATTCATTGCATCCCAGATTCTGTGGAATTACTTCCGCGGCAGCCAGATTTGTCAAGACCTCGTCTTCGTATTGTGGTATTGGTTATCTCAACATGTGGTTTTGATAATACCAATTCTttgatgaattttaaattggtttataattttagataatttaaagaattttgaGCTTTTCCTCTTGGATTCTGTGTAGTCAAAGATTCGATATGCAAATTTAGCCATTAATTTGATGGGTTTAAATTTAACAATGTTATTCTCCAATCATTTTCTTGGAAGTTAGTAAAAGATGAGAGCTGTGTAAGATTGCTTGACTTAATTTGCTAATTTTTCCTCCCCTTTCGCAAAAACTGGATTTGCAGGTTCATGAAGGGAGGAATCATGAAGTTCGTGAACTCGTGAAAAATGCTGGACTTGAGGTCAGTTTCGGTCTTCTTACATGACGTTTACTCACATACCTAAAATGGCTCATTGTTTGCTCTAAATTGATCGAGTTTATATAGGAATGGACCATAACAATAACTTAAAATTGTTTGATAAGGAAATCATTAGTAATATGAAATTATTGCCGCTTTGGAATGATAGGCTTATCATACCTATTTGACCTTCCATTCATCAAGTTTCACTGGatactttatttgttttttcaatcttctctttaacttatttattgatcttattatttttgtttctaagggtattgattttttttttccagatTCATTCGTTGAAGCGTGTACGCATAGGTGGTTTCAGACTTCCAGCAGATCTAGGGTATTATTTCGGACAATGCCACTTTTTTACATCAACATTGAGGGTGCCTTTCCCCCActctttccctttcttttctccttt
Proteins encoded in this region:
- the LOC18586481 gene encoding uncharacterized RNA pseudouridine synthase aq_1464 isoform X1, yielding MGALSSLHHLSTSLSLLTRPSLSLPPFLRPIRALPPITSSSSLQFNITFAPPNPKLKPRTPPNLKNDVVLDDSESPPLPSNGQLFIPWIVRGEDGNLKLQAHPPARLIHALADAKTQKPKKKVDKAVKKKKEISAVGNASVEPPKLSKAARRFYNENFTEPPQRLSKVLAAAGVASRRGSEELIFDGKVTVNGSVCNAPQTRVDPAKDIIYVNGSRLPKKLPPKVYLALNKPKGYICSSGEKEFKSVLDLFEDYLKRWDKMNRGSPKPRLFTVGRLDVATTGLIIVTNDGDFAQKLSHPSSNLNKEYIATIDGEVKKRHLIAISEGTEIEGIHCIPDSVELLPRQPDLSRPRLRIVVHEGRNHEVRELVKNAGLEIHSLKRVRIGGFRLPADLGLGKHVELKQSDLRAMGWKS
- the LOC18586481 gene encoding uncharacterized RNA pseudouridine synthase aq_1464 isoform X2, encoding MVLCAMLLRLELILQRILFMSTGADFLKNYHLRYICSSGEKEFKSVLDLFEDYLKRWDKMNRGSPKPRLFTVGRLDVATTGLIIVTNDGDFAQKLSHPSSNLNKEYIATIDGEVKKRHLIAISEGTEIEGIHCIPDSVELLPRQPDLSRPRLRIVVHEGRNHEVRELVKNAGLEIHSLKRVRIGGFRLPADLGLGKHVELKQSDLRAMGWKS
- the LOC18586481 gene encoding uncharacterized RNA pseudouridine synthase aq_1464 isoform X3 — protein: MVLCAMLLRYICSSGEKEFKSVLDLFEDYLKRWDKMNRGSPKPRLFTVGRLDVATTGLIIVTNDGDFAQKLSHPSSNLNKEYIATIDGEVKKRHLIAISEGTEIEGIHCIPDSVELLPRQPDLSRPRLRIVVHEGRNHEVRELVKNAGLEIHSLKRVRIGGFRLPADLGLGKHVELKQSDLRAMGWKS